Proteins from a genomic interval of Excalfactoria chinensis isolate bCotChi1 chromosome 21, bCotChi1.hap2, whole genome shotgun sequence:
- the THY1 gene encoding thy-1 membrane glycoprotein, which translates to MNPTVSIAVILTVLQAAHCQMIRDLSACLLGQSLRVDCRYENKTSNPLTYEFSLTKDNRKHIIQSTINVSENIYRNRANVTMHKNLVCLYLHSFTTSDEGVYMCELKATNDYTGNQIKNITVIKDKLEKCAGFSLLIQNTSWLLLLLLSLPLLQAVDFVSL; encoded by the exons ATGAACCCCACCGTCAGCATTGCTGTCATCCTGACAG tgctgcaggctgcacacTGCCAGATGATCCGGGACCTGAGCGCCTGCCTGCTGGGCCAGAGCCTGCGTGTGGACTGCCGCTATGAGAACAAGACCAGCAACCCCCTGACCTACGAGTTCAGCCTCACCAAGGACAACAGGAAGCACATCATCCAAAGCACCATCAACGTCTCTGAGAACATCTACCGGAACCGAGCCAACGTCACCATGCACAAGAACCTGGTGTGCCTCTacctgcacagcttcaccacCAGCGATGAGGGGGTCTACATGTGTGAGCTGAAGGCTACCAACGACTACACTGGCAACCAGATAAAGAACATCACTGTCATCAAAG ATAAACTGGAGAAGTGCGCCGGCTTCAGCCTCTTGATCCAGAACACTTcgtggctcctgctgctcctcctctccctgcctcTCCTGCAAGCTGTGGACTTCGTGTCCCTGTGA